TTCGACAAGATATACTATGCCATGGATGGCCGCGAAGGGCTGGCCGTTATGGATAATCATCCGATCGATTTGCTGCTCATGGACATCAACATGCCGGTCATGGACGGACGGGAAATGCTGGAAATCGTACGTCAGCGGCCATACGGCAAAAACCTCCCGGTCCTCATCATTTCGTCGGAAAGCAACACCCGGCAGATTGAACATTTTCAGGAAATTGCAGCCGGGTTCATTCACAAACCTTTTACAGTGGAACAACTCAGAAACACGGTCCGAAACACAATTTTGCAGAACTATGAAGAATAGCCTGAACGAAAAAATTTACAGCACGGCAGCAGAAACGTTTGAAATGATGTGCTACATGTTTCCGCTTGAAGAGTTTGAAGTTGAAGAAACCGAAAAAATGGAGGAGTCCGGGTCTGTTGTATCCGTGGTGAATTTTGACGGAGCATCACACGGCGGAATGATCCTGCGCGCATCTCGGGACCTGGTTGATGCCATTGCAGATAATATGCTCGGAAGTGATGATGCCACCGAAGAGCAGAAGCACGGTGCGCTCTGTGAAATCGCCAATATTATCTGCGGGAATGTCGTGCCTGCTTTTTCCGACGGCGAAGAGATCAGCTATATCCGGCCGCCAAGGATAGCCGCACCAGGCGAGCAGCCCCACAGTCTGTTTGACTCGATGAATCACAGCGAAACGGTACGGATTCATCTGGATGAAGGCAGTGCGGAAATATCAGTTTATTACTCCTGAACAGGTACTTATTCAGCATATGGAGATGACATGATCAAGGTTCTGGTTGTAGATGATTCGGCGCTGGTGAGAAAAATTCTCACCGAAGAGCTTAACCGCCAAAAAGATATTGAGGTGGTGGGGACGGCAATTGACCCGTACGCTGCCCGTGACAAGATCATTGAGCTCAAACCGGATGTTCTGACTCTGGACCTGGAAATGCCCAGAATGGACGGTCTCTCTTTTCTGGAAAAACTGATGAAACACTATCCGATGCCGGTGGTGGTTGTGAGTTCTCTGACTCCGAAGAACAGTGAAAATGCGCTGATGGCGCTGCGCCTTGGGGCCGTGGATGTCATCTGCAAGCCCGGCTCAGCCTATTCAACCCAGAATATCTCCGTCCAGATTGTCAAAGCCATCCGGACCGCATCTGTTGCACGCTTTGACAGAACCGCAGTTACGGAGCAGGAGGCCGGAAACGGCAGAGCAGCGGCAGGTGAAGCACCGGTCCGTGAAGCGGGACTCATCCATACAACCAGCAAACTGATTGCCATGGGGGCTTCAACAGGCGGGACCCGGGCCATCGAATTGGTGCTCAAATCACTTCCGCCTGATACCCCCGGCATTGCCATGGTACAGCACATGCCGCCGGTGTTTACAACCACTTTTGCGGAGCGGCTTAATCAGATAAGTCCGCTTGAAGTCCGGGAAGCCCGCGACCGTGACAGAATCTCTCCCGGTGTGGCCCTGCTAGCCCCGGGCAATTACCATATGCAGGTGGAAAAAAGCGGGGCAAGTTATTATGTGCGGATCAAACAGGGTCCGCCGGTACATCATCAGCGTCCCAGTGTTGATGTACTGTTTCACTCCGTTGCCAGTGCGGCCGGTGTCAATGCCACCGGCGTGCTGATGACCGGTATGGGGTCGGATGGAGCCAAAGGCATGCTGGCAATGAAACAAGCCGGGGCGCACAATATCGTTCAAAACGAAGCTACCTCTGTGGTTTTCGGAATGCCCAGAGAAGCTATCAAAATCGGGGCAGCTTCAGAAATTTCGGCACTGGCCGATATTCCCGGTAGAATCGTTGCCAATGTAAAAAAGACTAAAACAGCCCAGAGTCAGGGATAGAAAACTATTTTTAAACAAATCGTACGAAAATGAGTCTGAATATATTAGTTGTAGATGACAGTGCGGTGATGAGGAAAATGATCATCAAAACGCTTAACATGAGCGGCATTCCCCTGGGTAATATCATGGAGGCTTCTGATGGCAAAGAGGGTTTGCAGAAGCTCGAGGAGAACTGGATTGATCTGCTGATGATTGACATAA
This DNA window, taken from Natronogracilivirga saccharolytica, encodes the following:
- a CDS encoding response regulator produces the protein MALRALIVDDCSVTRFMIAKTLRLGDIEFDKIYYAMDGREGLAVMDNHPIDLLLMDINMPVMDGREMLEIVRQRPYGKNLPVLIISSESNTRQIEHFQEIAAGFIHKPFTVEQLRNTVRNTILQNYEE
- a CDS encoding chemotaxis protein CheX, which translates into the protein MKNSLNEKIYSTAAETFEMMCYMFPLEEFEVEETEKMEESGSVVSVVNFDGASHGGMILRASRDLVDAIADNMLGSDDATEEQKHGALCEIANIICGNVVPAFSDGEEISYIRPPRIAAPGEQPHSLFDSMNHSETVRIHLDEGSAEISVYYS
- a CDS encoding protein-glutamate methylesterase/protein-glutamine glutaminase codes for the protein MIKVLVVDDSALVRKILTEELNRQKDIEVVGTAIDPYAARDKIIELKPDVLTLDLEMPRMDGLSFLEKLMKHYPMPVVVVSSLTPKNSENALMALRLGAVDVICKPGSAYSTQNISVQIVKAIRTASVARFDRTAVTEQEAGNGRAAAGEAPVREAGLIHTTSKLIAMGASTGGTRAIELVLKSLPPDTPGIAMVQHMPPVFTTTFAERLNQISPLEVREARDRDRISPGVALLAPGNYHMQVEKSGASYYVRIKQGPPVHHQRPSVDVLFHSVASAAGVNATGVLMTGMGSDGAKGMLAMKQAGAHNIVQNEATSVVFGMPREAIKIGAASEISALADIPGRIVANVKKTKTAQSQG